Proteins encoded in a region of the Vicinamibacterales bacterium genome:
- a CDS encoding CoA pyrophosphatase, producing MTVTPLIELETRLRERLAGTLPGLEAQRRFMPTPPRTGWKPGEFPSDARIAAGLLLLYPGERGASIALTVRASGLRRHAGQVSLPGGATDPGETLTQAALREAHEEIGIDPAAVRILGELTPVHVLVSGFTLHPVVGLSHARPSFRPAAHEVQAIVEVSVDDLKDASRIRQGTRTREGVAIEYPYFDLMGHQVWGATAMILGEFICLL from the coding sequence ATGACCGTGACGCCGCTGATCGAGCTCGAGACGCGGCTGCGCGAGCGGCTCGCCGGCACCCTCCCCGGGCTCGAGGCCCAGCGCCGCTTCATGCCGACGCCGCCGCGCACCGGCTGGAAGCCGGGGGAGTTTCCCTCCGACGCGCGGATTGCCGCAGGTCTGCTGCTGCTCTACCCCGGCGAGCGGGGCGCGTCCATCGCGCTGACCGTTCGCGCGAGCGGGCTGCGCCGCCACGCCGGACAGGTCAGCCTTCCGGGCGGCGCGACCGATCCGGGCGAAACCCTCACGCAGGCCGCGCTGCGCGAAGCGCACGAAGAGATCGGCATCGACCCGGCGGCGGTCCGCATTCTCGGCGAACTGACGCCGGTGCACGTGCTCGTCAGCGGCTTCACCCTGCACCCCGTCGTCGGCCTCTCGCACGCGCGCCCGTCGTTCCGGCCCGCGGCGCACGAGGTGCAAGCGATCGTCGAAGTCTCGGTGGACGATCTCAAGGACGCGTCGCGCATCCGCCAGGGAACCCGCACGCGCGAAGGGGTCGCGATCGAGTATCCCTACTTCGATCTGATGGGGCATCAGGTGTGGGGCGCGACGGCGATGATCCTCGGCGAATTCATCTGCCTGCTCTGA
- a CDS encoding ABC transporter permease: MSTSGRPERGIWRDTGADADDEIACHLEMHERDLIARGLPPDAARAEARRRFGSVESITRQVRSIDDQAARQQRRTGMWTDFRQDAAYALRGLRRAPGFTAVAVLTLALGIGANTAIFSVLNIALLRPLPYADGDRLVFVWNQHQGNTDNLGPGRMLDLRRQTTSFSGFAGISHLSYTLTGWGDPERIAASSVSSSFFDVLGARPLLGEPFHAGAADPAAAVLSHALWKRRFGGDRAIVGRTIVLNGRPRVVVAVMRPDFFWPSITARAGASPGPELWVPAGAGDIPRNAVDEDRDMTASRNAGYLRAVARLKPGVTPAQANAELAAVGARISSEHPEDGGRTAKLRTIREQFFGPVERPLFVLAGVVTLVLAIACANVAGLLLGRGAARRRDLALRRALGATRGRLARQLLTEATVLSFAGAAAGLVLAWWASAALAAAAPADFIGDQPLPLDARVLVFALGTSIVCGLAFGAVPALQLSRDALSGALSEGSARASGTRRAGRARDVLVAAEIALAVVLLVGSVLFVRSFLHLTRVDVGLDTRNLLTFDVTLTGDRAEYQARQVQFYEALQARLTRVPGVRAVGAAVTLPIGGDDFGTSYLPEGVPAPAAGSEPRAGYQVVTPGYFAAMGIPLKAGRDVRATDTRQAEPVVVINEQLARAAWPGQDPVGRRLRFSSDTEWARVVGVVGDIRHLGPSTEPRPEVYQPGSQRSFPFMAFVVRTETDPMAIAPSIRRAVAELDPALPLGGLRTMDQHLQRSLSKPRFLSTLVTGFGALAVALALIGIYAMMAWSVSERRQEFAIRLALGARGTAVMALVLRQALVLAAIGIAVGLVAARAAAAVIGGMLYGIQPTDPSAFMLTAAAVAAVALAACYVPARRALRVDPVGLLR, encoded by the coding sequence ATGAGCACCTCCGGGCGCCCCGAGCGCGGCATCTGGCGCGACACCGGCGCCGACGCAGACGACGAGATCGCGTGTCACCTCGAGATGCACGAGCGCGATCTGATCGCCCGCGGACTTCCGCCGGATGCCGCCCGCGCGGAAGCGCGGCGCCGCTTCGGCAGCGTCGAGTCCATTACGCGGCAGGTCCGGTCGATCGACGACCAGGCGGCGCGGCAACAGAGGCGGACCGGCATGTGGACGGATTTCCGGCAGGACGCGGCCTACGCGCTGCGCGGGTTGCGGCGCGCGCCAGGCTTCACCGCGGTCGCCGTGCTGACGCTCGCGCTCGGCATCGGTGCCAACACGGCGATCTTCAGCGTGCTGAACATCGCGCTGCTTCGGCCGCTGCCCTACGCCGACGGCGATCGCCTCGTGTTCGTCTGGAACCAGCATCAGGGGAACACGGACAACCTCGGACCGGGCCGCATGCTCGACCTGCGGCGCCAGACGACGAGCTTCAGCGGCTTCGCCGGCATCAGCCACCTCAGTTACACGCTCACCGGCTGGGGAGATCCGGAGCGGATCGCGGCGTCGAGCGTATCGTCCAGTTTCTTCGACGTCCTCGGGGCGCGGCCGCTGCTCGGGGAGCCGTTTCACGCCGGCGCCGCCGATCCGGCGGCGGCCGTGCTGTCGCACGCGCTCTGGAAGCGGCGGTTCGGCGGGGACCGGGCGATCGTGGGGCGGACGATCGTGCTGAACGGCCGCCCTCGCGTGGTCGTCGCGGTGATGCGCCCCGATTTCTTCTGGCCGTCGATCACCGCGCGCGCGGGAGCGTCGCCCGGTCCGGAGCTGTGGGTGCCGGCCGGCGCGGGGGACATTCCGCGCAATGCCGTCGACGAAGATCGCGACATGACGGCGAGCCGCAACGCAGGCTATCTCCGCGCCGTGGCGCGGCTGAAGCCGGGGGTGACGCCGGCGCAGGCGAACGCTGAACTGGCGGCGGTCGGGGCGCGGATCTCGAGCGAGCATCCCGAGGACGGCGGCCGCACCGCGAAGCTGCGCACCATCCGCGAACAGTTCTTCGGTCCGGTCGAGCGCCCGCTCTTCGTGCTCGCGGGCGTGGTCACCCTGGTGCTGGCGATCGCGTGCGCCAACGTCGCCGGCCTGCTGCTCGGGCGCGGCGCGGCACGCCGCCGCGATCTCGCGCTGCGCCGCGCGCTGGGCGCGACTCGCGGACGCCTGGCCAGGCAGCTGCTCACCGAGGCGACGGTGCTCTCGTTCGCCGGCGCCGCCGCCGGTCTGGTGCTCGCGTGGTGGGCATCCGCGGCGCTCGCCGCGGCCGCTCCCGCGGACTTCATCGGCGATCAGCCGCTGCCGCTCGACGCGCGCGTGCTGGTGTTCGCGCTCGGCACTTCGATCGTCTGCGGCCTGGCGTTCGGGGCCGTTCCGGCACTGCAATTGTCGCGCGACGCGCTGTCGGGCGCGCTCAGCGAAGGCAGCGCGCGGGCATCCGGCACGCGCCGCGCCGGACGCGCGCGCGACGTGCTCGTCGCCGCCGAGATCGCGCTCGCCGTCGTCCTGCTCGTCGGCTCCGTCCTGTTCGTGCGCAGCTTCCTGCATTTGACCCGGGTGGACGTCGGGCTCGACACCCGCAACCTGCTCACATTCGACGTCACCCTCACCGGCGACCGCGCTGAGTACCAGGCCAGGCAGGTGCAGTTCTACGAGGCACTGCAGGCGCGGCTGACACGCGTGCCCGGCGTGCGCGCGGTCGGCGCCGCGGTGACGCTGCCGATCGGCGGCGACGACTTCGGCACCTCCTATCTGCCTGAGGGAGTGCCGGCGCCGGCTGCGGGCAGCGAGCCGCGCGCCGGGTACCAGGTCGTGACGCCGGGCTACTTCGCGGCGATGGGGATCCCGCTGAAGGCCGGACGGGATGTGCGCGCCACCGATACCCGGCAGGCCGAGCCCGTCGTGGTCATCAACGAGCAGCTCGCGCGCGCCGCCTGGCCCGGACAGGATCCGGTCGGCCGGCGCCTGCGGTTCTCGTCCGACACCGAGTGGGCGCGGGTCGTCGGCGTGGTGGGAGACATCCGGCACCTGGGTCCGTCCACGGAACCGCGTCCCGAGGTCTATCAGCCCGGCTCGCAGCGTTCTTTCCCGTTCATGGCGTTCGTGGTGCGGACGGAGACGGATCCGATGGCGATCGCGCCGTCGATCCGGCGCGCCGTCGCCGAGCTCGATCCGGCGCTGCCGCTCGGCGGATTGCGCACGATGGATCAGCACCTGCAGCGCTCGCTTTCGAAGCCGCGGTTCCTGTCGACGCTGGTCACCGGCTTCGGCGCGCTGGCGGTCGCCCTGGCGCTGATCGGGATCTACGCGATGATGGCGTGGTCGGTGAGCGAGCGGCGCCAGGAGTTCGCGATTCGCCTGGCCCTGGGCGCGCGTGGAACCGCGGTGATGGCGCTGGTGCTCCGGCAAGCGCTCGTGCTCGCCGCCATCGGCATTGCCGTCGGTCTGGTTGCGGCACGGGCCGCTGCCGCCGTCATCGGCGGAATGCTCTACGGCATTCAGCCGACCGATCCGTCCGCGTTCATGCTGACGGCCGCGGCCGTGGCCGCCGTCGCGCTGGCCGCGTGCTACGTTCCGGCGCGGCGCGCGCTGCGCGTGGATCCCGTCGGCCTGCTGCGATAG
- a CDS encoding PadR family transcriptional regulator, with translation MAGMSDRSTTVDLLQGTLATLILKSLSWGPLHGYGIARWIEQVTEDELLVEEGSLYPALHRLQARELVSSQWTTSDTNRRVRLYTLTERGRQQLRAELSRWDRFSVAVTRALQARRPSKAV, from the coding sequence ATGGCAGGCATGTCCGACCGCAGCACGACCGTCGATCTCCTGCAGGGGACGCTCGCCACGCTGATCCTCAAATCACTGAGCTGGGGGCCTTTGCACGGCTACGGCATCGCCCGCTGGATCGAGCAGGTGACCGAGGATGAGCTTCTCGTCGAAGAGGGCTCGCTGTACCCGGCGCTGCACCGGCTGCAGGCGCGCGAGCTGGTGTCGTCCCAGTGGACGACGTCGGATACCAACCGGCGTGTCCGGTTGTACACCCTGACCGAGCGCGGACGGCAGCAGCTCCGCGCCGAGCTGTCGCGCTGGGATCGCTTTTCCGTCGCGGTGACGCGGGCGCTGCAGGCGCGGCGTCCGTCCAAGGCGGTATGA
- a CDS encoding alpha-amylase family protein, with protein sequence MIHDLWYKNAIVYCLNVETFIDSNGDGIGDFVGLTDKLAYLAGLGVTCIWLMPFYGSPNRDDGYDVSDYYGVHPRTGTFGDVVEFMNRARQLGLRVIVDLVVNHTSVEHPWFKAARRDPASPYRQYYVWSKRRPPNWNKGMVFPGVQKATWTRDRVAREYYFHRFYEFQADLNTHHPPVKDEIMRIMGFWLQLGVSGFRMDAVPFLIERKGAHVRPSRDYELLHEMRDFLQWRRRDAIMLAEANVPPNQSMQYFGDAGDRLQMMLNFWVNQRIFYTLACGDARPLRKALLDTYRRPHASQWGVFLRAHDELDLGRLTARQREACFAAFAPEPHMLLYDRGIRRRLAPMLNNDRRRIELANSLLFTLPGTPVIRYGDEIGMGDDLSLPERYSVRTPMQWSAQRHGGFTTGRRPIRPVIDDPVFGYTQVNVADQRRDPNSLLNWTERVIRTRKECAEIGWGNWKLIPRLPDHVLGMQYEWDHRCTLVLHNFSDTPTTVRVRPDGLPACPLINMLSQERSEPDGRGRHTIDLEPYGYRWLRMGDSERPLTAGQPRRT encoded by the coding sequence GTGATACACGACCTCTGGTACAAGAACGCGATCGTCTATTGCCTGAACGTCGAGACGTTCATCGACTCGAACGGCGACGGCATCGGCGACTTCGTCGGCCTCACCGACAAGCTGGCCTATCTCGCCGGGCTGGGCGTGACGTGCATCTGGCTGATGCCGTTCTACGGCTCGCCGAATCGCGACGACGGCTACGATGTGTCGGACTACTACGGCGTCCATCCGCGTACCGGCACGTTCGGCGACGTCGTCGAGTTCATGAACCGGGCGCGGCAGCTCGGGCTGCGGGTGATCGTCGATCTCGTCGTCAATCACACCTCCGTCGAGCATCCCTGGTTCAAGGCGGCGCGCCGCGACCCGGCGTCCCCCTACCGGCAGTACTACGTCTGGTCGAAGCGGCGGCCGCCCAACTGGAACAAGGGCATGGTGTTCCCCGGCGTCCAGAAGGCGACGTGGACGCGCGATCGGGTGGCGCGCGAGTACTACTTCCACCGGTTCTACGAATTCCAGGCCGACCTGAACACGCATCATCCGCCGGTCAAGGACGAGATCATGCGGATCATGGGATTCTGGCTGCAGCTCGGCGTGTCGGGGTTCCGCATGGATGCGGTGCCGTTCCTCATCGAGCGCAAGGGGGCGCACGTGCGTCCGTCGCGCGACTACGAGCTGCTGCACGAGATGCGCGACTTCCTGCAGTGGCGGCGGCGCGACGCGATCATGCTCGCCGAAGCGAACGTGCCGCCGAACCAGAGCATGCAGTACTTCGGCGACGCCGGCGATCGGCTGCAGATGATGCTGAACTTCTGGGTCAACCAGCGCATCTTCTATACGCTGGCCTGCGGCGATGCGCGGCCGCTGCGCAAGGCGCTCCTCGACACCTACCGGCGTCCGCACGCGTCGCAGTGGGGGGTGTTCCTGCGCGCCCACGACGAGCTCGATCTCGGCCGGCTCACGGCGCGCCAGCGCGAGGCGTGCTTCGCCGCGTTCGCGCCCGAGCCGCACATGTTGTTGTACGACCGCGGCATCCGCCGGCGGCTGGCGCCGATGCTGAACAACGATCGGCGGCGCATCGAGCTGGCGAACAGCCTGCTCTTCACGCTGCCCGGGACGCCGGTGATCCGCTACGGGGACGAGATCGGCATGGGGGACGATCTGAGCCTGCCGGAGCGCTACTCGGTGCGCACGCCGATGCAGTGGTCGGCGCAGCGGCACGGCGGCTTCACCACCGGGCGACGGCCGATCCGTCCGGTCATCGACGATCCGGTCTTCGGCTACACGCAGGTCAACGTCGCCGACCAGCGCCGCGATCCGAACTCGCTGCTGAACTGGACCGAGCGCGTCATCCGCACGCGCAAGGAATGCGCGGAGATCGGCTGGGGCAACTGGAAGCTGATCCCGCGGCTGCCCGATCACGTCCTCGGCATGCAGTACGAGTGGGACCACCGCTGCACGCTGGTGCTGCACAACTTCAGCGACACGCCGACGACGGTGCGGGTGCGGCCCGACGGCCTGCCGGCCTGCCCGCTGATCAACATGCTGTCGCAGGAGCGCAGCGAACCGGACGGGCGCGGCCGCCACACGATCGATCTGGAGCCGTACGGCTACCGCTGGCTGCGCATGGGCGACAGCGAGCGTCCGCTCACAGCCGGGCAACCTCGCCGGACGTGA